A stretch of Corallococcus macrosporus DNA encodes these proteins:
- a CDS encoding ADP-ribosylglycohydrolase family protein, whose product MPLTPADRQDRFHAAFLGLAIGDALGFPLRGIPPASLARLPGLAEDFAPRPRGKFAKGQFSDDTQLLLAAAESVIREGKVDGRSAAAHLAWLWQEGIILQPPRSLSEALQRLSGGTPWMSAGAPLGTKCPSVLSRALVVGLFESGQRARLPHDAGVLTVITHKDPVCAAAAAAFAQAVALGMEEEALTPAAFCEALALSAAVHDKNLAEEIRHLPRLLTWDTQRALNQLRKVGVPPSELKGVDGLPCHVVPVLLTSLYATLKVPHDFREAVVLTLRCGGEADVAAALTGALLGAHLGTRAIPARLRKQVLYAENLLDTSDRLFRARQVRETLATAIAHQKSRR is encoded by the coding sequence ATGCCGCTGACTCCCGCAGACCGCCAGGACCGTTTTCATGCGGCATTCCTGGGGCTCGCCATCGGGGATGCGCTCGGCTTTCCGCTGAGGGGCATCCCCCCGGCGAGCCTGGCGCGGCTGCCCGGGCTGGCGGAGGACTTCGCGCCCCGGCCGCGCGGCAAGTTCGCCAAGGGCCAGTTCAGCGACGACACGCAGCTCTTGCTCGCGGCCGCGGAGAGCGTCATCCGCGAGGGCAAGGTGGACGGCCGCAGCGCGGCGGCGCACCTGGCGTGGCTGTGGCAGGAGGGCATCATCCTGCAGCCGCCGCGCAGCCTCTCGGAAGCGCTGCAGCGGCTGTCGGGCGGCACGCCGTGGATGAGCGCGGGGGCTCCGCTCGGCACGAAGTGCCCGTCGGTGCTCAGCCGCGCGCTGGTGGTGGGACTCTTCGAAAGCGGTCAGCGCGCGCGCCTGCCGCACGACGCGGGCGTGCTCACCGTCATCACGCACAAGGACCCCGTCTGCGCCGCCGCCGCGGCCGCGTTCGCGCAGGCCGTCGCGCTGGGCATGGAGGAGGAGGCCCTCACGCCCGCGGCCTTCTGCGAGGCGCTGGCGCTGTCCGCCGCCGTGCACGACAAGAACCTGGCGGAGGAGATCCGCCACCTGCCGCGCCTGCTCACCTGGGACACCCAGCGCGCCCTCAACCAGCTGCGCAAGGTGGGCGTGCCCCCCAGTGAGCTCAAGGGCGTGGACGGCCTGCCGTGCCACGTGGTGCCGGTGCTGCTCACGTCGCTGTACGCGACGCTGAAGGTGCCGCACGACTTCCGCGAGGCCGTGGTCCTCACGCTGCGCTGTGGCGGCGAGGCGGACGTGGCCGCCGCGCTCACGGGGGCGCTGCTGGGCGCGCACCTGGGCACCCGCGCCATTCCCGCCCGCCTGCGCAAGCAGGTGCTGTACGCGGAGAACCTGCTGGACACCTCGGACCGCCTGTTCCGGGCCCGCCAGGTGCGCGAGACGCTGGCCACGGCGATCGCGCACCAGAAGAGCCGCCGCTAG
- a CDS encoding phage holin family protein encodes MDLESERLERSQLETLSTPELIRHALSETRLLVKAEVMHAKKELKQELQAAKLAGIFLGAGAVLALTSLAVLFVALGLALPLGDAVGVLIVGAVLLAVAGLLLFLGAKRVPKKPLVHTQERLKTDLQLTRETLQ; translated from the coding sequence GTGGACCTCGAATCGGAACGCCTGGAGCGCAGCCAGCTGGAGACGCTCTCCACCCCGGAACTCATCCGGCACGCGCTGTCGGAAACCCGCCTGTTGGTGAAGGCGGAGGTGATGCACGCCAAGAAGGAACTGAAGCAGGAGCTGCAAGCAGCCAAGCTGGCGGGCATCTTCCTGGGCGCGGGCGCTGTGCTCGCCCTCACGTCGCTGGCGGTGCTCTTCGTCGCGCTGGGCCTGGCCCTGCCCCTGGGGGACGCGGTGGGCGTGCTCATCGTGGGCGCGGTGCTGCTGGCCGTGGCCGGCCTCCTCCTGTTCCTGGGCGCCAAGCGGGTTCCCAAGAAGCCGCTGGTGCACACCCAGGAGCGCTTGAAGACGGACCTTCAGCTGACCCGGGAGACACTGCAATGA
- a CDS encoding cytochrome d ubiquinol oxidase subunit II: MSTETQVLGLAVAGTFVLYALLGGADFGGGVWDLLARGPRKAEQRALIARAIGPVWEVNHVWLIVGLVLLFSGFPRAFAALSVALHVPLTLLVLGIVFRGTAFTFRAYDTRGDVVERRWGVVFSVASVVAPLLLGMCVGAVASDAIRMQGHAVVSGFFASWLSPFALSVGVLTLGLFAFLAAVYLTHEAPTRELAEDFRRRALVTGGLLFPLALAALLLSREGAPRVWTGLLQTPFALALHGGTAVAAVTAFALLWTRRFRAARVAAATQGGLIVLGWAVSQAPYLVYPHLTLQSAAAQPVVQRLLLVALAVGLVLVVPSLVLLFRVFGPRGQPTT, translated from the coding sequence ATGTCCACTGAGACGCAGGTGCTGGGGCTCGCGGTGGCGGGCACGTTCGTGCTGTACGCGCTCCTGGGCGGCGCGGACTTCGGCGGCGGGGTGTGGGACCTCTTGGCGCGCGGGCCGCGCAAGGCGGAGCAGCGCGCGCTCATCGCCCGCGCCATCGGACCGGTGTGGGAGGTGAACCACGTCTGGCTCATCGTCGGGCTGGTGCTGCTGTTCAGCGGCTTCCCGCGCGCCTTCGCGGCGCTGAGCGTGGCCCTGCACGTGCCCCTGACGCTGCTGGTGCTGGGCATCGTGTTCCGGGGCACGGCGTTCACCTTCCGCGCGTATGACACTCGCGGCGACGTGGTGGAGCGCCGCTGGGGCGTGGTGTTCAGCGTCGCGAGCGTGGTGGCGCCGCTGCTTCTGGGCATGTGCGTGGGCGCGGTGGCCAGCGACGCCATCCGCATGCAGGGGCACGCGGTGGTGAGCGGCTTCTTCGCGTCGTGGCTGTCGCCCTTCGCGCTGTCGGTGGGCGTGCTGACGCTGGGGCTGTTCGCGTTCCTGGCGGCCGTGTACCTCACGCATGAGGCGCCCACGCGCGAGCTGGCGGAGGACTTCCGGCGCCGGGCGCTGGTGACGGGCGGGCTCCTGTTCCCGCTGGCCCTGGCCGCCCTGCTGCTGTCGCGCGAGGGGGCACCGCGCGTGTGGACCGGCCTGCTCCAGACGCCGTTCGCGCTGGCGCTGCACGGGGGCACCGCGGTGGCGGCGGTGACGGCGTTCGCGCTCCTGTGGACGCGGCGCTTCCGGGCCGCGCGGGTGGCGGCGGCCACGCAGGGCGGGCTCATCGTGCTGGGGTGGGCGGTGTCGCAGGCGCCTTATCTCGTCTACCCGCACCTGACGCTCCAGAGCGCGGCGGCGCAGCCGGTGGTGCAGCGGCTGCTGCTCGTGGCGCTCGCGGTGGGCCTGGTGCTGGTGGTGCCGTCGCTGGTGCTGCTGTTCCGCGTCTTCGGGCCCCGAGGGCAGCCTACGACTTGA
- a CDS encoding cytochrome ubiquinol oxidase subunit I: protein MTDLLYARAQMGLSLAFHIVFAAAGVALPVLMVLSDLKHRRTGDADYRKLSEKLAKGTAILFAVGAVSGTVLSFELGLLWPEFMGRYGEVIGLPFSLEGVAFFTEAIFLGIYLYGRERVSPGLHLFSGVMVAVSGAASAFFVTLVNTFMNNPSGFTPTPAGPTDVQPLVAMFSPGWQYQTAHVLLSCYQASAFAMAGIHAFILLKHPGAAFHKKALSVALPLACVTALLQPLVGDLSAKHVAREQPVKLAAMEAHFHTEAGAPLKVGGWPDVETRTVKGAIDLPKGLSILAFADPDAEVKGLEEFPRDVWPPVPKVHMAFQVMVGTGSLMALLALATLWRRWRGREWPHGKGMMRAWLWAGPLGLVALEAGWLVTEWGRQPWIVRDVMRTSAAVTPVPHLAAPFFTFTAVYLFLGVTVLFVLWRQVAGTLPGSKTPGAGVDGGVAHVH from the coding sequence ATGACGGACCTGCTCTATGCGCGCGCGCAGATGGGGCTCTCGCTCGCGTTCCACATCGTGTTCGCGGCGGCCGGCGTGGCGTTGCCGGTGTTGATGGTGTTGAGCGACCTGAAGCACCGGCGCACGGGTGACGCCGACTACCGGAAACTCAGCGAGAAGCTGGCCAAGGGCACGGCCATCCTCTTCGCGGTGGGCGCGGTGAGCGGGACGGTGCTCTCGTTCGAGCTGGGCCTGCTGTGGCCGGAGTTCATGGGCCGCTACGGGGAAGTGATTGGCCTGCCCTTCAGTCTGGAGGGCGTGGCCTTCTTCACCGAGGCCATCTTCCTGGGCATCTACCTGTACGGCCGCGAGCGCGTGTCGCCGGGCCTGCACCTGTTCAGCGGCGTGATGGTGGCGGTGAGCGGCGCGGCGAGCGCGTTCTTCGTCACGCTGGTGAACACGTTCATGAACAACCCGTCCGGCTTCACGCCCACGCCGGCGGGGCCCACGGACGTGCAGCCGCTGGTGGCCATGTTCAGCCCCGGCTGGCAGTACCAGACGGCCCACGTGCTCCTGTCCTGCTATCAGGCCAGCGCGTTCGCGATGGCGGGCATCCACGCGTTCATCCTGCTCAAGCACCCGGGCGCGGCGTTCCACAAGAAGGCGCTGTCCGTCGCGCTGCCGCTCGCGTGTGTCACCGCGCTCCTGCAGCCGCTGGTGGGGGACCTGTCCGCGAAGCACGTGGCGCGCGAGCAGCCGGTGAAGCTGGCCGCGATGGAGGCGCACTTCCACACGGAGGCGGGCGCGCCCCTGAAGGTGGGCGGCTGGCCGGACGTGGAGACGCGCACGGTGAAGGGCGCCATCGACCTGCCGAAGGGGCTCTCCATCCTGGCGTTCGCGGACCCCGACGCGGAGGTGAAGGGGCTGGAGGAGTTCCCTCGCGACGTCTGGCCGCCGGTGCCCAAGGTGCACATGGCCTTCCAGGTGATGGTGGGCACGGGCAGCCTGATGGCGCTGCTCGCGCTGGCGACGCTGTGGCGCCGGTGGCGGGGCCGCGAGTGGCCGCACGGCAAGGGGATGATGCGCGCGTGGCTTTGGGCGGGGCCGCTGGGGCTGGTGGCGCTGGAGGCGGGGTGGCTCGTCACGGAGTGGGGGCGGCAGCCGTGGATCGTCCGGGACGTGATGCGCACGAGCGCGGCGGTGACGCCGGTGCCGCACCTGGCCGCGCCGTTCTTCACGTTCACGGCGGTGTACCTGTTCCTCGGGGTGACGGTGCTGTTCGTGCTCTGGCGGCAGGTGGCGGGCACGCTGCCCGGGTCCAAGACGCCCGGCGCGGGCGTGGACGGCGGGGTGGCCCATGTCCACTGA
- the atpG gene encoding ATP synthase F1 subunit gamma — MASLRDIRKRIRSVKNTRQITKAMKMVSAAKLRKAQDAILAARPYAQTLEQIISELAVRSADQELAHPLLATRPIRRVELLLLTSDRGLAGGFNSNVIRRANRYLYENSNLQVRVSTVGRKGNDFFRNRGQSIRKDFAGLYATLNYRSAANVAEELAAAFLNDEVDAVYVVYNEFVSAITQNVVVSQLLPLQPAAVKAATTATPETVTAAPALVDFKYEPSRQAVLDRLVPQAVNIKLYRALLESVASEQGARMSAMENATNNATDMISSYTLLYNRTRQAVITKELMEIVSGAEALK, encoded by the coding sequence ATGGCGTCCCTTCGCGACATCCGCAAGCGCATCCGCTCGGTGAAGAACACGCGGCAGATCACCAAGGCCATGAAGATGGTCTCCGCCGCGAAGCTCCGGAAGGCGCAGGACGCCATCCTCGCCGCCCGCCCGTACGCGCAGACGCTGGAGCAGATCATCTCCGAGCTGGCCGTGCGCTCCGCCGACCAGGAGCTGGCGCACCCGCTGCTCGCCACCCGCCCCATCCGCCGCGTGGAGCTGCTGCTCCTCACGTCCGACCGCGGCCTCGCCGGCGGCTTCAACTCCAACGTCATCCGCCGCGCCAACCGCTACCTGTACGAGAACAGCAACCTCCAGGTGCGCGTCTCCACGGTGGGCCGCAAGGGCAACGACTTCTTCCGCAACCGCGGCCAGTCCATCCGCAAGGACTTCGCCGGCCTGTACGCGACGCTCAACTACCGCTCCGCCGCCAACGTCGCGGAAGAGCTGGCCGCCGCCTTCCTCAACGACGAGGTCGACGCGGTCTACGTCGTCTACAACGAGTTCGTCTCCGCCATCACCCAGAACGTCGTCGTGTCGCAGCTCCTGCCGCTGCAGCCCGCCGCCGTGAAGGCCGCCACGACTGCCACGCCCGAGACCGTCACGGCCGCCCCCGCTCTGGTGGACTTCAAGTACGAGCCGTCCCGCCAGGCCGTGCTGGACCGGCTGGTGCCCCAGGCGGTCAACATCAAGCTGTACCGGGCGCTCCTGGAGAGCGTGGCGAGCGAGCAGGGCGCGCGCATGAGCGCCATGGAGAACGCCACCAACAACGCCACGGACATGATCTCCAGCTACACCCTGCTCTACAACCGCACCCGCCAGGCGGTCATCACCAAGGAGCTCATGGAGATCGTCTCCGGCGCCGAGGCCCTCAAGTAG
- the atpD gene encoding F0F1 ATP synthase subunit beta — protein sequence MSAQVPTTGKITQVLGPVVDVEFPPGGLPEVYAALKVTNPNLGAEKDNLTIEVAQHLGENTVRCIAMDSTEGLGRGMPVSNTGAPIQVPVGKATLGRIMNVTGEPVDEMGPVNATEYWPIHRPPPPFTEQDVRVQMFETGIKVIDLLAPYTRGGKIGLFGGAGVGKTVLLQELIRNVAVERGGFSVFAGVGERTREGNDLYHEMQDTKVIQTDNLEKSQAVLVYGQMNEPPGARARVALSALTMAEYFRDVEGRDVLLFVDNIFRFTQAGSEVSALLGRIPSAVGYQPTLATEMGGLQERITSTTKGSITSVQAIYVPADDLTDPAPATAFAHLDATTVLNRSIAELAIFPAVDPLDSTSRILSADVLGAEHYAVARRVQGILQRYKELQDIIAILGMDELSEEDKLSVARARKIQRFLSQPFFVAKVFTGKDGRYVKLQDTIRGFKEIADGKHDSIPESAFYMAGGIEEVLENARKLAAA from the coding sequence ATGAGCGCTCAAGTCCCGACGACTGGCAAGATCACGCAGGTTCTCGGCCCCGTGGTCGACGTGGAGTTCCCGCCCGGCGGGCTCCCTGAGGTGTACGCCGCCCTCAAGGTGACCAACCCCAACCTGGGCGCGGAGAAGGACAACCTCACCATCGAGGTGGCTCAGCACCTGGGTGAGAACACCGTGCGCTGCATCGCCATGGACTCCACGGAGGGCCTGGGCCGCGGCATGCCGGTGAGCAACACGGGCGCCCCCATCCAGGTGCCGGTGGGCAAGGCCACCCTGGGCCGCATCATGAACGTCACCGGCGAGCCGGTGGACGAGATGGGCCCCGTGAACGCCACCGAGTACTGGCCCATCCACCGTCCGCCCCCGCCGTTCACGGAGCAGGACGTGCGCGTGCAGATGTTCGAGACCGGCATCAAGGTCATCGACCTGCTCGCCCCCTACACCCGTGGCGGCAAGATCGGCCTGTTCGGCGGCGCCGGCGTGGGCAAGACGGTGCTCCTGCAGGAGCTCATCCGCAACGTGGCCGTGGAGCGCGGCGGCTTCTCCGTGTTCGCCGGCGTGGGTGAGCGCACCCGCGAGGGCAACGACCTGTACCACGAGATGCAGGACACCAAGGTCATCCAGACCGACAACCTGGAGAAGAGCCAGGCGGTCCTCGTGTACGGCCAGATGAACGAGCCGCCCGGCGCCCGCGCCCGCGTGGCCCTCTCCGCGCTGACCATGGCGGAGTACTTCCGCGACGTGGAGGGCCGTGACGTGCTCCTCTTCGTGGACAACATCTTCCGCTTCACCCAGGCCGGCTCGGAAGTGTCCGCCCTCCTGGGCCGCATCCCCAGCGCGGTGGGTTACCAGCCCACGCTCGCCACGGAGATGGGCGGCCTCCAGGAGCGCATCACCTCCACCACCAAGGGCTCCATCACCTCCGTGCAGGCCATCTACGTGCCCGCGGACGACCTGACGGACCCGGCGCCGGCCACCGCGTTCGCCCACCTGGACGCGACCACGGTGCTCAACCGCTCCATCGCGGAGCTCGCCATCTTCCCCGCCGTGGACCCGCTGGACTCCACCAGCCGCATCCTGTCCGCGGACGTGCTGGGCGCCGAGCACTACGCCGTGGCCCGCCGCGTCCAGGGCATCCTGCAGCGCTACAAGGAGCTCCAGGACATCATCGCCATCCTGGGCATGGACGAGCTGTCCGAAGAGGACAAGCTGTCCGTGGCGCGCGCCCGCAAGATCCAGCGCTTCCTGTCCCAGCCGTTCTTCGTGGCCAAGGTCTTCACCGGCAAGGACGGCCGCTACGTGAAGCTCCAGGACACCATCCGCGGCTTCAAGGAGATCGCGGACGGCAAGCACGACAGCATCCCGGAGAGCGCCTTCTACATGGCGGGCGGCATCGAAGAGGTGCTGGAGAACGCCCGCAAGCTGGCGGCGGCGTAA
- a CDS encoding class I SAM-dependent methyltransferase: MKPSPALLLPPPPPPQEAEDSWRFDALGCVRSRDDVTMASLPRARYRSALEIGGAIGLLTEKLQARCDALLSLEPSESSQARAIHRCRHLPHVRFERMDVPERYPEGTFDLTLVSERGAYWNLRELAIAQQCILEHLEPGGHLVLVHWTGQTRDMRLDGHEVHDAFRQLTPKHLRHLRGEMEGTYRLDVFERL, translated from the coding sequence CCCGCCTCCGCCTCCCCAGGAGGCCGAGGACTCCTGGCGCTTCGACGCGCTGGGCTGCGTGCGCAGCCGCGATGACGTGACGATGGCTTCGCTGCCTCGCGCGCGCTACCGCTCCGCGCTGGAGATTGGCGGCGCCATCGGCCTGCTCACCGAGAAGCTCCAGGCCCGCTGTGACGCCCTGCTCTCCCTGGAGCCCTCGGAGTCCTCCCAGGCGCGCGCCATCCACCGCTGCCGCCACCTGCCGCACGTGCGCTTCGAACGGATGGACGTGCCGGAGCGCTACCCCGAAGGGACCTTCGACCTCACCCTCGTCTCCGAGCGCGGCGCCTACTGGAACCTGCGCGAGCTGGCCATCGCGCAGCAGTGCATCCTCGAACACCTGGAGCCCGGCGGGCACCTGGTCCTCGTCCACTGGACCGGCCAGACCCGCGACATGCGCCTGGACGGCCACGAGGTCCACGACGCCTTCCGCCAGCTCACCCCCAAGCACCTGCGCCACCTGCGCGGCGAGATGGAGGGCACGTACCGCCTGGACGTCTTCGAACGGCTCTGA
- a CDS encoding SDR family NAD(P)-dependent oxidoreductase has translation MELGITGKTALVTGSSRGIGKAIAMTLSREGARVCVCARHLEPLEVLAKELRSEGAQVATVVADVATQEGAYSAVDAAVRAFGALDILVNNVGGSGGAGAFDAASTQQWNDVLQRNLMSAVWCSQRAVPLMRQTGGGNIVHISSIFGREYATSAPYSAAKAGLIALTKEMSVDLASFRIRVNAVAPGSIFFPGGSWDRRQQHDPEAVAKMVREQIPWGRFGTPEEVADAVAFLCSERAKWVTGATLPVDGGQGRAY, from the coding sequence ATGGAACTGGGAATCACGGGGAAGACGGCGCTCGTCACTGGCAGCAGCCGGGGCATCGGGAAGGCCATCGCCATGACGCTGTCGCGCGAGGGCGCCCGGGTGTGCGTGTGCGCGCGCCACCTGGAGCCGCTGGAGGTCCTCGCGAAGGAGCTGCGCTCCGAGGGCGCCCAGGTGGCCACGGTGGTCGCGGACGTGGCCACGCAGGAGGGCGCGTACTCGGCGGTGGACGCCGCGGTGCGCGCCTTCGGCGCGCTGGACATCCTGGTGAACAACGTGGGCGGCAGCGGCGGCGCGGGCGCCTTCGACGCGGCCAGCACCCAGCAGTGGAACGACGTCCTCCAGCGCAACCTGATGTCCGCCGTGTGGTGCAGCCAGCGCGCGGTGCCCCTGATGCGCCAGACTGGCGGCGGCAACATCGTGCACATCAGCTCCATCTTCGGCCGCGAGTACGCCACCAGCGCGCCCTACAGCGCCGCGAAGGCGGGCCTCATCGCGCTCACCAAGGAGATGTCCGTGGACCTGGCGTCCTTCCGCATCCGCGTCAACGCCGTGGCCCCGGGCTCCATCTTCTTCCCCGGCGGCAGCTGGGACCGGCGCCAGCAGCACGACCCGGAGGCCGTGGCCAAGATGGTGCGCGAGCAGATTCCCTGGGGCCGCTTCGGCACCCCCGAGGAGGTGGCGGACGCGGTCGCCTTCCTGTGCTCGGAGCGGGCGAAGTGGGTGACGGGCGCCACCCTCCCCGTGGATGGCGGACAGGGCCGTGCCTACTAG
- a CDS encoding F0F1 ATP synthase subunit epsilon, which yields MAKLTVEIVTPEKRILSVQADEAIVPGGEGLFGVRPGHTPFLSLVEPGTLTLIEAGKQDRYFVAGGFVEVSNDKVLVLADAAEHVTGIDVASARRRMEEAQARLKDLNTADARYALEQAAVRREAARIGAAEAR from the coding sequence ATGGCCAAGCTGACTGTCGAGATCGTCACCCCCGAGAAGCGCATCCTGTCCGTGCAGGCCGACGAGGCCATCGTGCCGGGCGGAGAGGGCCTGTTCGGCGTGCGTCCCGGCCACACGCCGTTCCTGTCGCTGGTGGAGCCGGGCACGCTCACCCTCATCGAGGCGGGCAAGCAGGACCGCTACTTCGTGGCCGGCGGCTTCGTGGAGGTGAGCAACGACAAGGTGCTGGTGCTGGCGGACGCCGCCGAGCACGTCACCGGCATCGACGTCGCGAGCGCCCGCCGCCGCATGGAAGAGGCCCAGGCGCGCCTCAAGGACCTGAACACCGCGGACGCGCGCTACGCGCTGGAGCAGGCCGCGGTGCGCCGCGAGGCCGCGCGCATCGGCGCCGCCGAAGCCCGCTAA